The sequence GTGACGGAGAGACACACaagaacacaaacacaggtgtCATAAAATCACCTGCtgcattttatttagtgttATAACGTAACAAAAACATATCCTCTGATATATTTTCTAAGTATGATTCTTAATCGTTTTTTTCTCTCCTTTTTATTTAGAGCAGATAAAAACATCCATATGTTTGTTGTTGTAACACTTATTTCAACCACTAGAGGCTTAAGAGCACCACTATCCTGTATTCTAAATAGGAATACAAACTTTAATGTTTCCCTATTTGAAGATGAATCCAGATTAAAATACCTTCTAGACAAAAAGTATAATTACTGCTGTAATGAAATTACTATTTTCACTGACAGATGAAATATTAACAGAAAATGTTTAACATGCTAATCACAAAGTACGTTTGGGGATCAGACTTGGAAAATTGATCACCAGAATCAGAATTTGGACAGTTGCTTCATTTAAgaatacaataaaatattaaaacaaacataatcaaataaagtaaaaatgtaTAATAAGAGATATTTGTCATCATTACATCATTACATACCACACAGATAATTTCTTTTTTACAATGTGTTCTATCATTTTCAAAAATCATCTCCCCTGATGTCCTCAGTTTTCTGTCTGGCACATAACAAGATTACAAGGCCACATGATAAACACTGTGGCTTTAACTGAAATGTATCTCTTACAGGAAAAGTCACAGGAAagctgctgaagagaaaagtgtCACATATAGGGACCTGGAGGACGACGATTTGGTTTACCTGGCAGAAGGAAAAGGGGTCCGCCGTAGTCCCCCGCCCAGTGACCGTCCTCGGCCTGCAGCTGGCTGTAGAAGTGCATTCCTTTCAGAGCGGCCTCTACAGCCGTGTGGGCAGCCGGGGACTCGGACACAAACTGACTCTGCGGAGAAGAACACCTGAATTAACACCAGTTTCAAGCGATACATTTCAGGGGTCTTTCAACCACTTTGGCAGCTATTGACAGGAACCAATACAAGTTGTTATTCTATCTAGTACTGTTTTGGTACGAAAACAAGGAAGCTCTCAGAAGTCTACTCGTTCCTTGCTTGCTTGTGAAGGACATCTCCAGGGCTACACCTGAATTCATAAGCTATTTCAACTAGGGCTGCACCACATTTATACACATGTTATCAATATGGACATGTACAATATCCAAATCTCAGGATCTGCAATATTTGCTAAAGGCAAAATATGTAAACATCTTCTTAAAAGAACACACAACacatcattttaatatatttatcaaAAAATAATGGGTAGAATGTTTCAGAAATGATAACTTCCTATTGTATATAGCAGATCAAAAATAATTGCATTTAGTTATTTTTTACAACTGGTGCAGCTCTAATTAAAATGTTTCATTGTCACTGTATACTACCATATTTGAGTGTCTCTGTTGTATACTGTTGTAGAAACTGTCAAGAAATAATCAACCTAAATGAACCCAGAGTGCAATGCACAACGCATAACAATCACAAACCCAGCAGCCTTTCGTGCCATTAAAACAAGAAAATAAATATTCAAAGTCTACCGTGTCCAGGCCTAGAGAATGTGCCTCCAGCAtggtctgctctctgtcgggGGGGGTCCTGGTCTTCCACTAGTGCCATGTCTGCCGGCCCcccacactactcagcctccagCGGCTCAGGTCAGTGGCTGGCTCCGTCCTGTACGGCCCCCCCCTCCTCCGCAGGTGCCTAACAGATAACAGGAAACATTTAATGATGGACTATCTAACGGTTTAGTATACTACTAGATTCTTCTACTATATTTATTAGTTTAACGTCTCACTAAATACAAATGGTTACTCTAATGCTGTGATATATGATGTATTTTCCTGGTTTTAAAAGCTGCATTAACCTTTTCCTGAAATTACCGTTTGGTAACCTGTTTTATTATTGACTTTGACCCACTTAATCATTTCATCCAAATTACTAATTATTATTTATCAAACCTTTTTTGTGAAAAATTTAGTGAAAGTATCAAAGGTCAACCCCTAACATTTAGTCACAATACACATTTGGTCAGATACATCATGATACTTGATTTGTGTTATCTCCTTACCTACTGCACTCAGCTAGTCATCAGAGTAAATATAGATGTGTTTCATAACTTTGTACACATCATGTCTGATACAATATCAAAAGCGTGTTTGAACCTATATACAAGCTTACAATTGGCCTGTATTGTATTGCTGTATTTGAAGTGTTGAATAATTTGATGTTGCATTATATTGCATTATTAGAAGTGGGAATCTTCACACTGTTTTAAACATAACTTAAGTCAGTGATCTGTTGGACAATACAGGTATGAGATCCTGTCAGATGGAACAAGCAATTAAACATAAAGGAACATTGGCATGCCATGTAAGCAGCTATACTTTTGCAGCTGGTAACAATTAATCATATCGGCTACTATATTATATCATATAACTACATAACATAGATTTTTTTAATAAGCAGAAtaaaaagtatatatatatttcccaCTTAAGAGAGTAAAAAAAGTAGCATCAATTATATGTACTCTTTTCCACTTCTGCATTGAAAATATGCAGTGCATTTTCCAACTAGTTGAGGAAAAAGCACAACTAACGTCGGGTTGTCCAATTCTGAGTTATTCTTTTCATGAGAGAATTACTTCATGGTCATTTCGGCCATTTGGACACGAGCCAACTAACTGCATTATTTGCTTTAAAGAACGCGCTCATCCAGGGAAAGATCCTCAGTGATAGAAAAAACGATACAACATTTTACAGCACTGTGGTATCTACGATTTAGTCTTTCATACTAAGCTAACAGGTTCTGTCAAGCTGTTGACCCTCCATCCCTTTCAAAACGCAAGTAGTTTCGGCGACACTATCTAttaaataaaactaaaatacTTACGTTCCCTCCGTCATGTTTGACAGTAGAATTGAATCCTCCGCTGAACTTTATAAATGAACTTATTTTCAGGTGCTCTGGAAAGCTCTGCCCATTTTGCACTTTCATGGGAAATGTAGTGCTTTGTAGAGACGATAGGTTACCGTTCTGTTCATTTCACACTTCACTTCCCAGAGGCCCTCGCGGTGCCATCCGAGGAGTTCTCACCATGGAGAGACATGAGCAGAGACCCAATTGTCCTATCACAAGACGGCTGGGCGGGGCAATGGGCGGGTGTGCCACGAAGTTCTCCAATCAGAGCGCTGCTATAACACACACTACACGTGTGCTCACCTGCTCACACACTGATGGAGACTATTCAATGGCTGAACCTTTAAACTACTGAATGACAACACTTTTACTAATCCGTTTTATTTCTCAGCAGTACAACATTTGGTTCAAACAAGCCACACATTTGAAATACTCAAACACTTTATTTGTTCTATGTATCAGACAAACACACATTGGCATTAAAATTGCAACATCTATGGTACATAAtaaaaccaaaaataaaaatgttgatcAACAATACACTTTTACAAACAAAGAAAAGACGAAAATGTAATGTGTCCTCAGCTTTCAATGGTTTGCAAAGCCATAGTCATTATTAGTATTTTCCTTCCAATAGTTCATCAGTCATCAACAATGCTCAGCAGACCACTCAGCTTAAGTTTCCAAGCCAGTTCTTCCCCATGACTCGCCACAATCTGTCGCTCAAGTTCCTtaattcgccatgacatagacacaCGCGTGGTTTTAGGTGAGTCCACTTTGTCCGACAGATCATCAGGCTCTGAAGGCTGGAAAGTGAAAACAAGGGAACATGCATGATTACGGAAAATCATAACTGAACATTAAAAAAGATTGTAAATGAAACTCTGCAGCCAAAGATAACCACAATGACTGTTTGAAAAAGGACATGACTTGTCCAAGGAGCACAGAGTTAGGTGAAGGGGAATGTACCTGTGTGAGAGGGTAATCGGGGGTCTTGGCTGAGTCCCACACGTGTTATGGTTGGGGGCATGGACAACAGGGTGGAGGAGGGAATGAAAAGCGGTGTGGACAAATGGTCCAAGTTGTCGCCATCCAGCCAGCGCTGAAGCTGCTTCATGCTCCTGTAAACATCAAAACGTAGATTCTAGATTATTTTTGGCAAATAATAATTGCAAtagttttaaaggggacctatcatgcaaaatgcactttgtgatgtctctatacataaagatgtgtccccggtgagtcggggaactcacgcagcgtcagaaaataaaaccctctctcttttcctccgtacccaatctctaaaaacggggaacaacggagctgatccagatgtgcgtccgatatgacataatatctgaaatgtgaacccacggcactatcagaaagttgctaccagaaacaatgcccgactgttttggacgtaatatggtcggtgttacattagcatcgctaacactcagagctaacctgtactggagagcatgtgtgtgaagaagcaggaagtaaaaaggaactcaccttgtggtataaccggcaagagagaaagcctttgagcgccagactgtttcagaaacAATCCTTGATAAttcatgatatggcgtttcatcaccgtagtatttagtttagacggtagctgctgggtcccgcatgagctcagacccctcctttttatttttttaaagctttataccccaaatcagcacttttgaaacaggaagttaaatagagggatatgaggcgtggctagaacgagtgatctgtttggtattttgagcaaaacacttcatcgacatgttttttatatatttgtatatatatctgagacctatgctattgcctaaagatagcatgataggtgaccttttaaGAATattcatatttcatagtttatattctataattcaTTACATTCTATTTTgctgtaaattactgctttattttattgctatttaactatattttatttCAGGTTCCTTGaagatttttttgttttatattttatgtatgcaccacgacatcaagtcaaattcctcgtatgtgtgaacgtacctggcaataaacccgtttctgattctgattctttaaGAACTCTTTGTTTAGTTGGTAGAATCCTACTAAACGATCATGGGCAGTGAGCTATGTATATCTATCTCATTGAACCAGATACCTCtcgatacattttctttaatatATGGGCGTATTCTGCAGATACAACTTCTCGATGCAAGGAAAACCTCTAACAGCAGTGCCGTAGCCTTACCTTTGGCTCGCGGCCTTCTCCCTCTCTAAGCCCTGGAGGACGTTGTGGGCCAGCAGCTCTCCTGCtgtgggagtatggggtgatgTCCAGAGGGGCTGCTGTTGTCTCAGGGGCCAGACTGTCGAAcaacctctgtctgatggacagactgCTGGGGGGGGCACTCGCAGCTGCACCCGCCCTGTGGATGAAGGAGGAGAGAGCCAAGAGGATTGTGATTATGAATCTGGGACGTGGTGACTTGCTACTTCAGAATCAGGGTGTTTGATTTATCCGTGGGTAACATTGGATGTTGTGCTCCGTTTTAACATGAAATAATTAAAAGATGAATAAATGATTAATCTTATTTATATAAGATAGAAagattcaaattaaataaagatatgtatacaaaaatAACGGGTTAAAGTAAAATATCCAATAAAAACAAATTCAAATAAAGTATGCAAACAAACATTCATATAAACATTTGAAGTAAAAATGTGCACATTCTATTACTATATACAAAATGTATATGACAACTCCTGTttatataatattaataataatacatcatatttataaagcgcttttcccaGTGCTCAAAAACGCTTTACAAGCAATcagaaaagaacaacaaaaataGAAATCCTAATCCAACAGGAAGAAAAGGGCGGGCAGTTGAGGATAAGAGGTTGAAAGTAAGACATGTGCTTTGAAATCTAGAAATGCATAAGCACCTCCAGAAACACTCCTTTGTGCTGACCTACATCAGCCAGTGTGTGAGCACGCGCTGAGCAGATGCACGCTTGCTTCTGTGCAGTGATATAGTTGGAGGGAGTAGTGTGGTAGAAAGAAAGTAGTTCCTATCTGAAACTGCTCACTAAGGTCTTCGGATTATCCCAAGTAACTGGATCATGATTTGAAGGAAAAGACATTGCTCTTGAATTTTTAAGTTATTATTTGTTCTATTAAATTAAAAAGAAGACAGACATGGCTGATTTCTCCCACACTGCGCAACTACCACTGAAACAATCTCGATACATATCAATCACTACAGGTAAATGGAAAACATGTGATTTTTACTATTTGTATTGGTCTCTTGTAGTATGTTCTTACCCTTCCTCCTCTTGCTgcttctctctgtgtgtttgtctgaTGACCTCGGTCCATTCCCCAGGGGGCCTGAACCCCTTCAGGGTCTCAATGGGGAGGTAAACCAGGATCTCCCCATCGTCTGTAACAGCAtctaaaacaacaaaacaaataatGAAGTGTTGTAATACACGTCAGAAATCAAGAGAAGTTCCCGATAGCCTCCCTTCAGAATGTCCTCACCTTCACAGGCGGGGGGTTCGGGATCTGCCAGTCTTTCAGTTTGTGGTCGATGCAGATCACCAGAATGTCGTCCCAAGGGATCTGACTGAAGGTCGGACACGCGTCCCTCGTCGCCACGGTTGGATCTGGAGGTTTGGGTACGGTGACCCTTGACCCTTTCCAGGAGGTTTTCCAGCCGGGACATCAGGAGGGGCTGGCTGCGGCGGGAGACTGGGATCTGAGCGGAGAAGTGGAAGATGGAGGCGCAGAGCTCAGGCCACGAGTCTAGAGAGAGAGGGATAATACAGCAGTGGGGAGggagaataatacaatgatTATTAGGTTACAGTCAAATAGGCCTTTTTGTCGAGAAGGGTTCTTAAATGAGGGAAAGTAGCTAATTGTCGCATGTTCTGTCCTATCCTGTGTTGTAATTGTATTTCTGTTGCTGCTTTTCTAACAGGGATCAATAAAGGTTTTAATTTAAGTGGTGGCCACAATAAGAGCTGTTGGAATTCTGGTTGATAAGGAAATGAGCTACAATGCTTCCTTCATTATTTCCTTTACTATAGGATACACTGGACCATCAGAAGGAAAGAAGATTATGCTGTCCCACAATTCCCTTTAAAAATGATGCATTGTTCGGCTGTTGACGGAAACTACCCATTGTGATAGAAAACCCCAGATCATGTTAGTtatggtgcttattaagcattttccaTTTCATGCCATGGATTGACCAAGTGCTTATTGAACTTTCAACAATGTGTTAAACAAAGAGGCGCACTATGAACATATGAACATAACTATGAACATAATGCTAATTactgtaaaatgatcaaataaagtaaacaTTTCGCAgtgtttacagatttggatgccGTTTCTTATGTCATACTTGTTTTACATCATTTTTGGATCGGTGATATGCACAGTAGTTGATGTATAGGCCTTACAAGTTTTGTATATTTtgcataaagtattatttattgCAATagtttcatacaatcatactacTTGGAAATCAAGAGTGGGACAGCAGGGTGAGTGCGAGCAACCCCCtttagtttcactttcctttttacattttaattccAGTCGTAGAAAGGAAGTTCATATATTTGTCACTGTTGTCCAAGTTTAAAACAGCCCACATTAAACTATAAGAACGCACAGAGATGTATCAAGATGCACCTTTAGTAGTCTTTCTACGGCCGACGCATATCGATAACTAATTACTACGTACTAATGACATAAATACGTTGCCAGTGGAAAAAAACGATTTCTTTTGACAATTCTCTATCTCAGTCACTGACCTGTGGCAGAGATCTGCTCCCACTTGGGCAGCTGCAGGCTGAGGATGGCTTCTCGGAGCCAGGGCCAGGTGCTTGGGAGAGTTCCAGCCCAGATGAGGGACAAAGTCTTGGGATTCCTGCAGGCGAACTCGCCTGGGGGCCAGGAGAGTCTGCTGAGGTCCGGAGACGACACTTTGTCAGCAAGGTGAGCCAGGACAGCGTTGTACAGCTGGATGACAGGCGCTGGCTCCTGGGAGGGGAGAAGGGCAGCGGCGCGATCCTGGTGGTGGGCGTAGACTCTGGGGCTGAACTCACGACTCAGCGCGTCCTCCACCAGCTGCACCAgggtctgacaggagagagggaGCAGCGGGGGGCACGGGCCAGCAGCCAGCGTGTAgcctggctcagctggaaacacACAGGACACAGAAGTTAGAGAAGATCTGTTTCAAACTATAAAACATCTACATCAGTGATTCCAAACCTGGCTCACAATGAAGGAGGGTCTACTTTATCCACGTTATCACAGATTGCATCCTAAATGTGAACAAAAACTTAGATATATTATAAAACTTTCTCTAAAATGTCTTAAATTGTTTTATGTGACAAATTCTTAGAGACCAGATTGTGCAAAACTGTACAATATTTTAAAAGTCACATTAAAAAGCAGACAAAAAGAGAAATCGAGAGTGTCTCACTACCCCCTCTCTCGCTTTAGTGTATTTAACTCCGTTTTGGTCTCCACCTAGGAACATATCTGGCTCTTCAGTGGCTAAAGgttccacaatgtttaacagccatcttgttttttttgtttttttaaaacagcCTCACTatgaagccaaaggcagctgcAGATTCAGGTGTCTTCAGGTTTTTATGAAAGTGTGATACCTGTTTGGATCCCTGCAGCTCACTGGTGGTCTCTAGTATGAAGAAGAAGGCGAACTCTGAGATCAGGCCTTCCTGGACCAGCGTGTGCAGCATCAGGGCTGAGGGACAGGGAAAAATCAGGGTTCACACATTTGCTTAAAgttcacctatcatgctatctttaggcaatagcatcaggtctcagatatatacaaacatataaaaaacatgtctatgaagtggtttgctcaaaataccaaacagatcacccattctagccatgcctcatatccctctgtttcacttcctgtttcaaaagtgctgatttggggataaagctttaaaaaagaaaaaatggataaataaaaaggagggggctgagctcatgcgggacccggcagctaaactaaatgctgccgtgatgaaacgccatatcatggattatcaaggattctctgtgaaacagtctggagctcaaaggctttctctcttgctggttataccacaaggtgagttcctctttacttcctgcttcttcacacacatgctctccagtacaggttagctctgagtgttagcgatgctaatgtaaacaccgaccatattacgtccagaacagtcgggcattgtttctgatagcaacgtttctgattgggccgtgggtccacatttcagatattacgtcatatcggacgcacatctggatcagctccgttgttccccgtttttagagatttgggtacggaggaaaagagagagggttttgttttctgacgctgcgtgagttccccgactcaccggggacacatctttatgtatagagacatcacaaagtgcattttgcatgataggtccccttcaGCTGCTGTTACATAACTACTAGCTGATAGAAAATGGAACTTAAATGGTCGCAAACAAATGGAACCACCTGCATTTCATTAATGGCTTATTGAATATCCCAGGTTGTGTTTGCACTAGTGACCATAACTGTCTCCCTATCACATCTCTACGGACATTTTTGGCTTTTAAATGTTTCTACAAAAATGATATATAATTTACAAAATAATTACAACTTTATGAAAAATAAgtttcaaataaaataaataatgaattGAAGTCTCACGGTAAGAGTTTGAAATTAGTATAACACTACAGAATGAGTTTTAAGGATTAACTTAAAACCATGAACATCTGTTTATGAAATTGTGATCATTACTAATTACCTTCTTCGATTTCCTGTGTGTCCCCGGGGCCCCCGGCCGGCTCTGGCACCAGGACGGCCAGAGGCAGCGGGCAGTGCCAGCTCCCTTTGGCCTGCTGGAGCTGTTTGAGCTGCAGCAGGGCGGAGAGCAGGGGGATGTCCTGCTCCTCCTGCTCCGTGAGGGGCATGGCGGGGAGCAGCATCATCAGAGCGGCTGTCCCCTGAAGCTCACTGAGCCCCTCTGCTTTGGACAGGCCGTCCTCAGACAGAGGGCCCCGGGACGCCTGGAAGACACACCAAAAGACGGGTCAGAAAACTTGAGCGACTACGCAAGGTACTTCATGTTATTATCCATCTAAACAAGAGATATATGTATAGAAATATGGCCGGCTGTAGCTCAAGTGTTGAATGAGCCTCTACCAATCAGAGAGGCAGTGGTTTGTTCCCTATCCCCTGTAGTGAACATGTCAAAGTGTCCTTGGATCAGAT is a genomic window of Pseudochaenichthys georgianus chromosome 21, fPseGeo1.2, whole genome shotgun sequence containing:
- the LOC117466870 gene encoding germinal-center associated nuclear protein-like → MMLLPAMPLTEQEEQDIPLLSALLQLKQLQQAKGSWHCPLPLAVLVPEPAGGPGDTQEIEEALMLHTLVQEGLISEFAFFFILETTSELQGSKQLSQATRWLLARAPRCSLSPVRPWCSWWRTR